Proteins co-encoded in one Kutzneria chonburiensis genomic window:
- a CDS encoding cytochrome P450 has protein sequence MTTLPPGPSTPRLVQAFAALTRPGRGFREARARYGDAFTFNSPMFGRALVISDAAEIKQLFQAGSDVADNIEPNLGRVLGPGSLFALSGDDHRKQRKLLVPPFHGRRLAAYEQIMEEETLREFAGWPADQQFATMPSMMRLTLNIILRAVFGAEGTEFDDLRELLPRFVKLGSLLAVLPVPKTDWGRWSPWGRFRLMREEYNAIIERLIVKAEREGRLDEREDILALLLQARYDDGTAMSHSDMADQLLTLLTAGHETTATTLAWAVERLRRHPDVLRELTEEARTDGKTLREATILEVQRTRPVIDMVGRRIRSDQVELGRWTLPRGLTVLASIGLIHQDPTLFPDPLTFDPHRFVGTKPDLYQWIPFGGGSRRCIGAAFATMEMNVVLRTLLREFDLAPTTLPDEPWHSRGIANAPAKGGLAIVRKPTPIDQPATRSADAPTAS, from the coding sequence ATGACCACGCTGCCACCGGGACCGTCCACGCCACGGCTGGTGCAGGCGTTCGCCGCGCTGACCAGGCCGGGACGTGGTTTCCGCGAGGCGCGCGCCCGCTACGGCGACGCGTTCACCTTCAACTCCCCGATGTTCGGCCGAGCCCTGGTGATCAGCGACGCCGCCGAGATCAAACAGCTGTTCCAGGCCGGATCGGACGTCGCCGACAACATCGAGCCCAACCTCGGCCGGGTGCTCGGCCCCGGCTCGCTGTTCGCGCTGTCCGGCGATGACCACCGCAAACAGCGCAAGCTGCTGGTGCCGCCGTTCCACGGCCGCCGCCTGGCGGCGTACGAGCAGATCATGGAAGAAGAGACGCTCCGCGAGTTCGCCGGCTGGCCGGCCGACCAGCAGTTCGCGACCATGCCGTCGATGATGCGACTCACCCTCAACATCATCCTGCGGGCGGTGTTCGGGGCCGAGGGCACGGAGTTCGACGACCTACGGGAACTGCTGCCCCGGTTCGTCAAGCTGGGCTCGCTGTTGGCCGTGCTGCCCGTCCCCAAGACCGACTGGGGCCGTTGGAGCCCGTGGGGCCGGTTCCGGCTCATGCGCGAGGAGTACAACGCGATCATCGAGCGGCTGATCGTCAAGGCCGAGAGGGAGGGCCGGCTCGACGAGCGTGAGGACATCCTGGCCCTGCTGCTCCAGGCCCGCTACGACGACGGCACGGCGATGAGCCACAGCGACATGGCCGACCAGCTGCTCACGCTGCTCACCGCCGGCCACGAAACCACCGCGACCACGCTGGCCTGGGCGGTCGAGCGGCTGCGCCGCCATCCGGACGTGCTGCGCGAGCTGACCGAGGAGGCCCGCACCGACGGCAAGACGCTGCGCGAGGCCACCATCCTCGAGGTGCAGCGGACCCGGCCGGTGATCGACATGGTCGGCCGCCGGATCCGGTCCGACCAGGTCGAACTGGGTCGCTGGACGCTGCCCCGCGGGCTCACCGTGCTGGCCAGCATCGGTCTGATCCACCAGGACCCGACGCTGTTCCCGGATCCGCTCACCTTCGATCCGCACCGGTTCGTCGGCACGAAACCCGACCTGTACCAGTGGATCCCGTTCGGCGGCGGCAGCAGACGCTGCATCGGCGCGGCCTTCGCCACCATGGAGATGAACGTCGTGCTGCGGACCCTGCTCCGCGAGTTCGACCTGGCCCCTACCACGCTCCCGGACGAGCCCTGGCATTCTCGGGGCATCGCGAACGCGCCGGCCAAGGGTGGCCTCGCGATCGTGCGCAAGCCGACCCCGATCGACCAGCCCGCGACAAGGAGTGCCGATGCCCCGACAGCTTCCTAG
- a CDS encoding TetR/AcrR family transcriptional regulator: MTRSNTATPVDFRRRLLDGMAAAIGEIGYRDTTVADVVRLAKTSRRTFYEHFASKETCFVALVTEANDEMIRRIAGAVDPTQPWPVQVRAAVVEWLACSDAERAVTHSWIRDMPALGSLGRQLQRDMLEKFVDMVQALTDSESLRDIGIYRVDRQMAILLLGGLRELIASNVEEGGEAMDITETAVRASIALLGPRS, translated from the coding sequence GTGACGCGCTCCAACACCGCGACCCCGGTGGACTTCCGGCGGCGGCTGCTCGACGGGATGGCGGCGGCCATCGGCGAGATCGGCTACCGCGACACCACGGTGGCCGACGTGGTGCGCCTGGCCAAGACCTCGCGGCGTACCTTCTACGAGCACTTCGCCAGCAAGGAGACCTGCTTCGTCGCGCTGGTCACCGAGGCCAACGACGAGATGATCCGGCGCATCGCCGGCGCCGTCGACCCCACTCAGCCGTGGCCGGTGCAGGTGCGGGCGGCGGTCGTGGAGTGGCTGGCCTGCTCCGACGCCGAACGGGCTGTCACGCACAGCTGGATTCGCGACATGCCGGCGCTGGGGTCGCTGGGCCGTCAGCTGCAACGGGACATGCTGGAGAAGTTCGTCGACATGGTGCAGGCGCTCACCGACAGCGAGAGCCTGCGGGACATCGGGATCTACCGGGTCGACCGGCAGATGGCGATTCTGCTGCTGGGCGGGCTGCGTGAGCTGATCGCCAGCAACGTGGAGGAGGGCGGCGAGGCCATGGACATCACCGAGACCGCCGTCCGGGCGTCGATCGCCCTGCTGGGGCCGAGATCGTAG
- a CDS encoding S53 family peptidase, producing MSWARSTVLASAIAMLAGIVGSPTAMAGQPDVPQLHQQVHAATLLQNHGVRTVCAHCRSLVVTSTPGGSAPLSTAAPAGYSPAELAAAYSLPANSSSKATIAIIGAGVDGNLAADLAVYRSTFGLPACTVESGCLRLLDYAGGAQVPPQTGNEGAAIEERVAEETSLDVDMASAACPSCRLMYVAVPWQDAIDDNDVSTGDFAQAVQTAVAAGASAVSISYGYTADVTNTQQFTLSHKGVAITAATGDEGFNGGVHQSWPADLPGVIAVGGTSLTAPGKETAWSMAGSGCETAFPKANGQPKAVTAACNGHRAASDVSADADPATGVAVYDTYAPTGDGPDNWLVIGGTSASSPYVAGLYARAGHLANVNGPNTLYAAPKSAFNDVTSGNNEIFHQCTDFPGSAAAVCNAGPGWDGPTGLGSPHGLAAF from the coding sequence ATGTCTTGGGCGCGATCAACGGTGCTGGCCTCGGCCATCGCCATGCTGGCGGGAATCGTGGGAAGTCCGACCGCGATGGCGGGCCAACCCGATGTGCCGCAACTGCATCAGCAGGTGCATGCGGCGACGTTGTTGCAGAATCACGGCGTGCGAACGGTGTGCGCGCATTGCCGGTCCCTGGTCGTCACGTCGACACCGGGCGGCTCGGCCCCGCTGAGCACCGCCGCGCCGGCCGGCTACTCGCCGGCCGAGCTGGCGGCGGCCTACTCACTGCCGGCGAATTCCAGCAGTAAAGCGACAATCGCTATCATCGGGGCCGGTGTGGACGGAAATTTGGCCGCGGATCTGGCGGTGTACCGGTCCACGTTCGGGCTGCCGGCGTGCACGGTGGAAAGCGGTTGCCTGCGGCTGCTGGACTACGCCGGCGGGGCGCAGGTGCCGCCGCAGACCGGGAATGAGGGCGCGGCGATCGAGGAGCGGGTCGCCGAGGAGACGTCGTTGGACGTGGACATGGCGTCGGCCGCCTGCCCGTCCTGCCGGCTGATGTACGTCGCGGTCCCGTGGCAGGACGCCATTGACGACAACGACGTCAGCACCGGCGACTTCGCCCAGGCCGTGCAGACGGCCGTCGCCGCCGGCGCCTCAGCCGTGAGCATCAGCTACGGCTACACCGCCGACGTGACGAACACGCAGCAGTTCACCCTGTCCCACAAGGGAGTTGCCATCACGGCGGCGACCGGCGACGAGGGCTTCAACGGCGGCGTGCACCAGAGCTGGCCGGCCGACCTGCCCGGCGTGATCGCCGTCGGCGGCACCAGTTTGACCGCCCCCGGCAAGGAAACCGCCTGGTCGATGGCCGGCAGCGGCTGTGAAACCGCCTTCCCCAAGGCCAACGGGCAGCCCAAGGCCGTCACCGCCGCGTGCAACGGCCACCGCGCCGCCTCCGACGTCTCCGCCGACGCCGATCCCGCCACCGGTGTCGCCGTCTACGACACCTACGCCCCTACCGGCGACGGCCCCGACAACTGGCTCGTCATCGGCGGCACCAGCGCCTCTTCGCCGTACGTCGCCGGCCTCTACGCCCGTGCCGGCCATCTCGCGAACGTCAACGGCCCCAACACCCTCTACGCCGCCCCCAAGTCGGCGTTCAACGACGTGACCAGCGGCAACAACGAGATCTTCCACCAGTGCACCGACTTCCCCGGCTCCGCCGCCGCCGTGTGCAACGCCGGTCCCGGCTGGGACGGCCCCACCGGCCTCGGCTCCCCGCACGGGCTCGCCGCCTTCTGA
- a CDS encoding ATP-binding protein, translating into MARVFVGRREESTEMQNFLERVARSGTRILLVEGPAGVGKSALVSKFRTYFRESWSGRPGVTALVRCHGQVGADNAYEPMVDAVEQLNPQARRWRRAKAGAHVAAASASELVAGVVPGTGPALRAGVGALGHSRLADGARSVQGLTSAVLAAVGREHVGMLVVDDAHLIDASSCQVVERLVSAPERGPLAIVLAVRPEEVDGALREMLGRLTVRGQVDRLVLSGLGVADIAEYVRLSIGAVPAAKDCDRLRRVTGGLPFFLGQCMSLLQEEGHGIEAPVPCSVELVIRLRLGRLNEQVVTLLVHAAVQGERFSTDVLERMANVPHDEVLTQLYSTAAHPGLIHLCPPDERARVTGYDVYEFDHSLLHSVLYAWQSPQQRRERHALAARVLLELSSATDTTNVEFQLELVRHHHLGGDFGPAARRALAVARTLLITGGSLGEAERLCRQALADARSLPSDQETDRLEVEIIELLLLCTEPRWHVVPGAHPSTELEGLVDEAVQAAARNGDLLLQVRVAAVRGRVVHRVHGVDAGLEAQRQAVELASAAGPVVRFLTLAMYGRELTKRDMYAGIEVLRQAERLAEQTPEIHDSTDVAMRQAYFRTKVQIGVNLFDAGQLGAANTVLDAMADRLRRTEDVGILPIGLNFLAQVQLAIGSWAAARATLHDAVRLADDGPDAWHANNLALLGKLRVDQGEVEAGLAQIEAAWVEMKQVWQTNLATLVANLYAQAVLDSSPGKVDRPALVDRLLTDNISECRLSGMTRSEVLAHCLHARLRLAMGGVDDAYEASQRAVRLLEKHDPLPALRTEEIYYWHSEVLRQLGRGTEADEFRRRAGEIVRTKAQSLDGVLRERFLTEVPLNVLVTHSA; encoded by the coding sequence ATGGCAAGGGTGTTCGTCGGACGTCGGGAAGAATCGACCGAGATGCAGAACTTTCTGGAGCGTGTGGCCCGCTCGGGCACGCGGATCCTCCTGGTCGAGGGGCCGGCCGGTGTCGGCAAGTCCGCGTTGGTGAGCAAGTTCCGAACCTACTTTCGCGAGTCGTGGTCGGGCCGTCCTGGCGTTACGGCTCTGGTTCGGTGTCACGGCCAGGTGGGAGCGGACAACGCTTACGAGCCGATGGTGGACGCGGTCGAACAGCTGAATCCACAAGCGCGCCGTTGGCGTCGCGCGAAGGCCGGCGCGCACGTAGCCGCGGCGTCGGCGTCCGAACTCGTCGCTGGGGTGGTGCCGGGTACCGGACCGGCGTTGCGTGCGGGTGTGGGAGCGCTCGGGCACTCCAGACTGGCCGATGGTGCGAGAAGCGTCCAGGGGCTTACGTCGGCTGTGCTCGCAGCGGTGGGCCGTGAGCACGTTGGGATGCTTGTCGTCGACGACGCGCATCTGATCGACGCCAGCTCCTGTCAGGTGGTCGAGCGCCTGGTGTCTGCGCCAGAACGCGGGCCGCTGGCGATCGTGCTGGCGGTTCGGCCCGAGGAAGTCGACGGTGCGTTGCGGGAGATGCTTGGTCGACTGACCGTCCGAGGTCAGGTCGATCGACTGGTCCTGAGTGGCTTGGGCGTTGCCGATATCGCTGAGTACGTGAGGTTGTCGATCGGGGCCGTCCCTGCGGCCAAGGATTGCGACCGGCTGCGTCGAGTGACTGGTGGACTGCCCTTCTTCCTGGGCCAGTGCATGTCACTGCTCCAAGAAGAGGGACACGGGATCGAGGCTCCGGTTCCGTGCAGCGTCGAACTGGTCATACGGCTGCGTCTTGGGCGATTGAATGAGCAGGTGGTCACGTTGCTCGTCCACGCAGCGGTTCAAGGGGAACGGTTCTCGACCGATGTGTTGGAGCGCATGGCGAACGTGCCGCACGATGAGGTGCTAACGCAGCTGTACAGCACGGCTGCGCACCCTGGTCTCATCCATCTCTGCCCGCCGGACGAGAGGGCCCGCGTCACCGGGTACGACGTGTATGAATTTGACCATTCGTTGTTGCACAGCGTTCTGTACGCCTGGCAGAGCCCGCAACAACGACGTGAACGTCATGCGCTCGCGGCGCGCGTGCTGCTCGAACTGTCCTCGGCCACCGACACCACGAATGTGGAGTTCCAGCTGGAGCTGGTTCGACACCATCACCTAGGAGGCGACTTCGGCCCGGCTGCCCGGCGGGCATTGGCCGTTGCCCGCACGTTGCTCATCACCGGTGGATCGCTCGGTGAGGCGGAACGACTGTGCCGTCAAGCGTTGGCGGACGCCCGATCGTTGCCGTCCGATCAGGAGACGGACCGGCTCGAGGTGGAGATCATCGAGCTGCTGCTGCTCTGCACGGAACCCCGGTGGCACGTGGTGCCGGGGGCGCACCCGAGCACGGAGTTGGAAGGGCTCGTCGACGAGGCCGTGCAAGCCGCGGCACGCAACGGTGACCTGTTGCTCCAGGTGCGGGTGGCGGCGGTGCGGGGCCGTGTCGTGCACCGGGTGCACGGTGTCGATGCCGGGCTGGAGGCACAGCGGCAGGCGGTGGAGCTCGCCTCGGCGGCTGGGCCGGTGGTTCGGTTCCTGACGCTGGCGATGTATGGGCGAGAGCTGACCAAGCGGGACATGTACGCCGGGATCGAGGTGCTACGTCAGGCAGAGAGACTCGCAGAGCAGACGCCGGAGATCCATGACTCGACGGACGTCGCCATGCGCCAGGCGTATTTCCGGACCAAGGTCCAGATCGGTGTGAATCTGTTCGACGCGGGCCAGCTCGGGGCGGCGAACACCGTGCTCGACGCGATGGCGGATCGGCTGCGGCGCACCGAGGACGTGGGCATCCTTCCCATCGGGTTGAACTTCCTCGCTCAGGTGCAGCTGGCGATCGGCTCGTGGGCGGCGGCGCGGGCGACCCTGCACGACGCGGTGCGGCTGGCTGACGATGGGCCGGACGCATGGCACGCCAATAATCTCGCGCTACTGGGCAAGCTCCGGGTCGATCAGGGCGAGGTCGAAGCCGGCCTGGCGCAGATCGAGGCCGCATGGGTGGAGATGAAACAGGTGTGGCAGACGAACCTCGCTACGCTGGTGGCCAACCTCTACGCACAGGCGGTGTTGGACAGCTCGCCAGGGAAGGTCGATCGGCCGGCGCTGGTGGACCGCCTGCTGACCGACAACATCTCGGAGTGCCGACTTTCCGGGATGACGCGGAGCGAGGTCTTGGCCCACTGCCTGCATGCACGACTGCGACTGGCCATGGGTGGCGTCGACGATGCCTACGAGGCCAGTCAGCGGGCCGTGCGTCTGCTCGAGAAGCACGACCCGCTGCCGGCCCTTCGGACCGAGGAGATCTACTACTGGCACAGCGAGGTGCTTCGCCAGTTGGGGCGTGGCACCGAGGCCGACGAGTTTCGCCGTCGTGCCGGGGAGATCGTGCGGACCAAGGCACAGAGCCTGGACGGTGTGTTGCGCGAACGGTTCCTCACCGAGGTACCGCTGAATGTGCTGGTAACGCACAGTGCCTGA
- a CDS encoding FAD-dependent monooxygenase: protein MDTDVLVVGAGPAGLMTANELQVAGVSVVLADKLPRRSELSRAGGVQSRTLEAFDQRGLLEPLLASGDFPIGSGHFAGVPLELANIRPREWRYLPQVDLEAFFEDHLAAQGIHARRDHELVDLAQDVESVTATFANGTTIRSRYLVAADGAHSKVRHLLGAEFPGRLGTATVIAADVSLGGIERELSHTWSEDGTWIALFPLGTDAAGQPITRLVLGGPGRSVPRDVPITEDEIREGLRIVFDDRVELLELRYSRRITNAARQAAQYRHGRVFLAGDAAHVHLPLGAQGMNTGIGDAFNLGWKLGAAVHGWAPADLLDSYHAERHPVGAGVLRNVQAQSLYMDWQGTRDPDVLAGQAIFRELAQLPAVQRHLADLMSGMVIRYPIPGDGLVGLPAPDLPVGSSRLHAMLRPGRAILLDPDDQYAKLGDLWSATVSRVTAGRPMLVRPDGYVCWAGSPDELEPALTRWFGEPR from the coding sequence ATGGACACCGATGTGCTGGTGGTCGGCGCGGGCCCGGCGGGCCTGATGACGGCCAACGAGTTGCAGGTGGCGGGAGTGTCGGTGGTACTGGCCGACAAGCTGCCGCGGCGCAGCGAGCTGTCGCGGGCCGGCGGCGTGCAGTCGCGCACGCTGGAGGCGTTCGACCAGCGCGGGCTGCTGGAGCCGCTGCTGGCCAGCGGGGACTTCCCGATCGGCTCCGGGCATTTCGCCGGCGTTCCGCTGGAGCTGGCGAACATCCGCCCGCGCGAGTGGCGATACTTGCCGCAGGTCGACCTGGAGGCGTTCTTCGAGGATCACCTTGCCGCGCAGGGCATTCACGCCCGCCGGGACCACGAGCTCGTCGACCTCGCCCAGGACGTGGAAAGCGTCACCGCCACGTTCGCCAACGGCACCACCATTCGCAGCCGCTACCTGGTCGCCGCCGACGGCGCCCACAGCAAGGTTCGGCACCTGTTGGGGGCGGAATTCCCCGGCCGGCTCGGCACCGCCACCGTCATCGCCGCCGACGTGTCGCTCGGCGGCATCGAGCGGGAGCTGTCGCACACGTGGAGCGAGGACGGCACCTGGATCGCGCTCTTCCCGCTCGGCACCGATGCCGCTGGCCAGCCGATCACCCGCCTCGTGCTCGGCGGGCCGGGCCGGTCGGTGCCGCGGGACGTCCCGATCACCGAGGACGAGATCCGCGAGGGCCTGCGCATCGTCTTCGACGACCGCGTTGAGCTGCTGGAACTCCGCTATTCACGCCGCATCACCAACGCCGCCCGCCAGGCCGCCCAGTACCGCCACGGCCGCGTGTTCCTCGCCGGCGACGCCGCCCACGTGCACCTGCCGCTCGGCGCGCAGGGCATGAACACCGGCATCGGCGACGCCTTCAACCTCGGTTGGAAGCTCGGCGCCGCCGTCCACGGCTGGGCCCCCGCCGACCTGCTCGACTCGTACCACGCCGAACGCCATCCCGTCGGTGCCGGCGTGCTGCGCAACGTCCAGGCCCAGAGCCTGTACATGGACTGGCAGGGCACCCGCGACCCCGACGTCCTTGCCGGCCAGGCGATCTTCCGCGAGCTCGCCCAGCTGCCCGCCGTCCAGCGCCACCTCGCCGACCTCATGTCCGGCATGGTGATCCGCTACCCCATCCCCGGTGACGGACTTGTCGGCCTGCCCGCCCCTGACCTGCCCGTGGGCTCTTCCCGGCTGCACGCCATGCTCCGTCCCGGCCGGGCCATCCTGCTCGATCCCGACGACCAGTACGCCAAGCTCGGCGACCTCTGGTCCGCCACCGTCTCCCGCGTCACCGCCGGCCGTCCCATGCTCGTCCGCCCTGACGGCTACGTCTGCTGGGCCGGCTCCCCCGACGAGCTGGAGCCGGCCCTGACCCGCTGGTTCGGCGAACCCCGCTGA
- a CDS encoding Lrp/AsnC family transcriptional regulator, which produces MESDFDELDRQLAYALQINGRAPFSTIAEVLGVSDRTIARRYNRLRTSGALRVIGGVDPTAFGAMQWALRIRCAPNASVPVAEALARRPDTTWVSLTSGGTEIVCTVRTESDADSEALLLAKLPRTPRVEGVTAHSMLHYFYGGADSHIAKLGSLSPKAIERLRPPPLPSREGPVTLDDGDRKLIAALTVDGRAELEQLAVVTGWSPTTVRRRMTELLEHGVLYLDIDVDGRLFGVGPRTMLWLSVTPRHLAAVGAALAGHPEIAFAGATTGPSNLFASIMCADQRELYRYLTTRVAALPGITHVETAPVIRTVKRAGNPA; this is translated from the coding sequence GTGGAATCCGACTTCGACGAGCTCGACCGCCAGCTGGCGTACGCCCTCCAGATCAACGGCCGAGCCCCGTTCAGCACCATTGCCGAGGTGCTCGGCGTGTCGGATCGCACCATCGCCCGCCGCTACAACAGGTTGCGGACATCGGGGGCGCTACGGGTGATCGGCGGCGTCGACCCGACGGCGTTCGGGGCCATGCAGTGGGCCCTGCGGATCCGGTGCGCGCCCAACGCATCGGTGCCGGTGGCCGAGGCGCTGGCCCGCCGGCCCGACACGACCTGGGTGAGCCTCACCTCCGGCGGCACCGAGATCGTCTGCACGGTCCGGACCGAGAGCGACGCCGACAGCGAAGCGCTGCTGCTGGCCAAGCTGCCCCGCACGCCGCGGGTCGAGGGCGTGACCGCGCACTCCATGCTGCACTACTTCTACGGCGGCGCGGACAGCCACATCGCCAAGCTCGGTTCGTTGAGCCCCAAGGCAATCGAGCGCCTGCGGCCGCCGCCGCTGCCGTCACGGGAAGGCCCCGTGACGCTGGACGACGGCGACCGCAAGCTGATCGCCGCCCTGACCGTGGACGGCCGCGCCGAGCTCGAGCAGCTGGCCGTGGTGACGGGCTGGTCGCCCACCACCGTGCGGCGGCGCATGACCGAGCTGCTCGAACACGGCGTGCTCTACCTGGACATCGACGTCGACGGCCGGCTGTTCGGCGTCGGTCCCCGGACCATGCTCTGGCTTTCCGTCACCCCCAGGCACTTGGCGGCGGTCGGCGCGGCGTTGGCCGGCCACCCCGAGATCGCCTTCGCCGGGGCCACCACCGGGCCGTCGAACCTGTTCGCCAGCATCATGTGCGCCGACCAGCGCGAGCTCTACCGCTACCTCACCACGCGGGTCGCCGCCCTGCCCGGCATCACGCACGTGGAGACCGCGCCGGTGATCCGCACCGTCAAGCGCGCCGGCAATCCGGCGTGA
- a CDS encoding deaminase domain-containing protein has protein sequence MTSTVRYTGRNTVKIDYDIVLPDGARLKDKISCTTGENAGAPTYYRRTADGKDSKGRPQYFHMWDPDAQLFDWLANEVFDHYQNDPDAYYDNVEQATGTITVVDDQGPCRSCRSVIAQFKREFKKVKIIVRYTTGDKLRPTVPAGTGSGIYGYDKGAEHEGEGVWVKTL, from the coding sequence ATGACCAGCACGGTCAGGTACACCGGGCGCAACACAGTGAAGATCGATTACGACATCGTGCTACCGGACGGGGCACGGCTCAAGGACAAGATCTCCTGCACCACCGGGGAGAACGCGGGCGCGCCGACGTACTACCGGCGCACCGCCGACGGCAAGGACAGCAAGGGCCGGCCGCAGTACTTCCACATGTGGGACCCGGACGCGCAGCTGTTCGACTGGCTGGCCAACGAGGTCTTCGACCACTACCAGAACGACCCGGACGCCTACTACGACAACGTGGAGCAGGCCACCGGCACCATCACGGTGGTGGACGACCAGGGCCCCTGCCGCTCCTGCCGGTCGGTGATCGCGCAGTTCAAACGGGAGTTCAAGAAGGTCAAGATCATCGTGCGCTACACGACCGGCGACAAGCTGCGGCCGACGGTGCCGGCCGGCACCGGCAGCGGCATCTACGGCTACGACAAGGGCGCGGAGCACGAGGGCGAGGGCGTGTGGGTGAAAACCCTGTAG
- a CDS encoding alpha-L-fucosidase, translated as MTRRWGTHAILIAAVLVSVFPFVWTVIMATNTTTDIYHSPPKFTPGSHLLDNVGNVLSTIDFFGSMLNTLIVATVTTFLVVFIDSLAAFAFAKFDFPGRRVLFGLLLVFMMLPLQLGTLPQFIIMSQIGWVGTLQALVPPALANAFGIFWMRQYISGGVPDELLDAARIDGCGFFRQYWNVAVPLMRPALSFLSIYAFVNSWNDYIWPLIVLTDPNRLTLQVALAQLNVGHNTDYSMVMAGVLMASVPMVAVFALFARGFIAGATEGDPRVTWFRDAKFGIFMHWGAYAVPAWAEPIGELGTFDSTYWFSHCPYAEWYWNTSQIEGSPAYQHHQSTHGGRPYDDFLDLWHADLFDPNDLAALFARAGARYVIPTTKHHDGITLWDAPGTGTRNTVHRGPRRDLVADLAGATRAAGLRFGVYYSGGIDWYAGRRAVIRHESQIDDHGRANEAAYAAYALAQVQDLIARYQPDVLWNDIGWPDLGLDDLPELFADYRSAVPDGVVNDRWDGTHSVRPSVSYDFLTSEYQANRGNEGAGPWENCRGVGYSFGFNQAEGPAHCLSPAAAVRLLADVVSRGGNLLLNVGPRSDGTLPPRQRAVLEGMASWMAVNSVAIHDTRPLEGAVPGETPWLRWTRTDDHAYALLADAAGEVLLPHSAGLIAPVRLDGKPLTAHAVSAGTAISLDDVGTLPVVIRFRLSA; from the coding sequence ATGACCCGTCGCTGGGGCACGCACGCGATCCTCATCGCGGCCGTGCTGGTCTCCGTGTTTCCGTTCGTGTGGACGGTCATCATGGCCACCAACACCACCACGGACATCTACCACAGCCCGCCCAAGTTCACCCCCGGCTCGCACCTGCTGGACAACGTCGGCAACGTGCTGTCCACCATCGACTTCTTCGGGTCGATGCTGAACACGCTGATCGTCGCCACGGTCACCACGTTCCTGGTGGTGTTCATCGACTCGCTGGCCGCCTTCGCCTTCGCCAAGTTCGACTTCCCCGGCCGCAGAGTCCTGTTCGGACTGCTGCTGGTGTTCATGATGCTGCCGTTGCAGCTGGGCACGTTGCCGCAGTTCATCATCATGTCCCAGATCGGCTGGGTGGGCACTCTCCAGGCGTTGGTGCCGCCGGCATTGGCCAACGCGTTCGGCATCTTCTGGATGCGCCAGTACATCAGCGGCGGCGTGCCCGATGAACTCCTGGACGCGGCCCGTATCGACGGCTGCGGCTTCTTCCGGCAGTACTGGAACGTCGCGGTCCCGCTGATGCGGCCGGCGCTGTCGTTCCTGTCCATCTACGCGTTCGTCAATTCCTGGAACGACTACATCTGGCCGTTGATCGTGCTGACCGATCCGAACCGGCTGACGCTCCAGGTCGCGCTGGCCCAGTTGAACGTCGGCCACAACACCGACTACAGCATGGTGATGGCCGGCGTGCTGATGGCCTCGGTGCCGATGGTCGCGGTGTTCGCGCTGTTCGCCCGCGGTTTCATCGCCGGCGCGACCGAGGGCGATCCGCGGGTGACCTGGTTCCGTGATGCCAAGTTCGGCATCTTCATGCACTGGGGCGCGTACGCGGTGCCGGCATGGGCCGAGCCCATCGGGGAGCTCGGGACGTTCGACTCGACCTACTGGTTCAGCCACTGCCCGTACGCCGAGTGGTACTGGAACACCAGCCAGATCGAGGGCAGCCCGGCCTATCAGCACCACCAGTCGACCCACGGCGGCCGCCCGTACGACGACTTCCTCGATCTGTGGCACGCCGATTTGTTCGATCCGAACGATTTGGCGGCGTTGTTCGCCCGGGCCGGCGCTCGGTACGTCATTCCGACGACCAAGCACCATGACGGCATCACGCTCTGGGACGCGCCCGGCACCGGCACCCGCAACACCGTGCACCGCGGACCTCGCCGTGATCTCGTCGCCGACCTGGCCGGGGCCACTCGGGCGGCTGGGCTGCGGTTCGGCGTCTACTACTCCGGCGGCATCGACTGGTATGCCGGGCGGCGGGCCGTCATCCGGCACGAGTCGCAGATCGACGACCACGGCCGGGCCAACGAGGCCGCTTACGCCGCGTATGCCCTGGCCCAGGTGCAGGATCTCATCGCCCGCTACCAGCCCGATGTGCTGTGGAACGACATCGGCTGGCCGGATCTCGGGTTGGATGACCTGCCCGAGTTGTTCGCCGACTACCGGTCCGCCGTGCCCGACGGCGTGGTCAACGACCGGTGGGACGGCACCCACTCCGTTCGCCCTTCGGTCTCGTACGACTTCCTGACCAGCGAATACCAGGCCAACCGGGGCAACGAGGGCGCTGGCCCGTGGGAGAACTGCCGTGGCGTCGGCTACTCCTTCGGTTTCAACCAGGCCGAGGGGCCGGCGCACTGCCTCAGCCCGGCCGCCGCCGTGCGCCTGCTGGCGGATGTCGTTTCCAGGGGCGGCAATCTGCTGCTGAACGTCGGCCCTCGGTCGGACGGCACTCTGCCGCCTCGACAACGGGCCGTGCTGGAGGGCATGGCGTCGTGGATGGCCGTGAACTCCGTTGCCATCCATGACACCCGGCCACTGGAAGGCGCGGTGCCCGGTGAAACCCCTTGGCTGCGCTGGACCCGTACCGACGACCACGCCTATGCCCTCCTCGCCGACGCGGCGGGCGAGGTGTTGCTTCCCCACTCCGCCGGCCTCATCGCCCCCGTTCGCCTCGACGGTAAGCCTCTTACCGCGCACGCCGTGTCCGCGGGAACGGCGATCAGCCTGGACGACGTCGGCACGCTGCCGGTGGTGATCCGCTTCCGCCTATCGGCCTAG